One window of Campylobacter sp. RM12651 genomic DNA carries:
- a CDS encoding DUF448 domain-containing protein yields the protein MKKAKPIRMCIICKIRKNQTDLKRFQVSLNEVLFQFNSGRSMYLCDECLKKDDSDFLKSLQKVIKINIDKKELASKLKERFLNGEYKN from the coding sequence ATGAAAAAAGCAAAACCTATTAGAATGTGTATTATTTGCAAGATTAGAAAAAATCAAACTGATTTAAAGCGTTTTCAAGTGTCTTTAAATGAAGTTTTATTTCAATTTAATAGCGGTAGAAGTATGTATTTATGTGATGAATGCCTTAAAAAAGATGATAGTGATTTTTTAAAGTCTTTGCAAAAAGTTATAAAAATTAATATAGATAAAAAAGAACTTGCTAGTAAATTAAAAGAAAGGTTTTTAAATGGCGAATATAAAAATTAG
- a CDS encoding flagellar hook-basal body protein, with protein sequence MQNGFYQATGAMVTQLNRLNVISNNLANVNTAGYKRDNVVIADFKRLYDEEMQNMPIDNHTKQAAKYINQTINRVPNIDIEYTDFSVGAIRPTNNPLDIAIKRSDCFFMVRSSDGSVKFSKNGAFSLDEDGFIVTKNGDRLLSSNYFEDPANDGIQVGDNQRLTIDSDGNVYLDGEVANRIFVARMDDTRDLEKIGDNLYKLDDLTKMQDFEGSNALASGFLEMSNVNAVNEMVGLIETHRLVEMYQKVMTSHMDELNSDAINKLANVK encoded by the coding sequence ATGCAAAACGGATTTTATCAAGCTACAGGAGCAATGGTTACTCAACTAAATCGCTTAAATGTTATCTCTAATAATTTAGCTAATGTAAATACAGCAGGTTATAAAAGAGATAATGTAGTAATTGCTGATTTTAAAAGGCTTTATGATGAAGAAATGCAAAATATGCCAATTGATAATCATACAAAACAAGCTGCAAAATATATAAATCAAACCATAAATAGAGTTCCTAATATTGATATAGAATACACAGATTTTAGCGTAGGTGCAATCCGTCCGACCAACAATCCTTTAGATATTGCAATCAAAAGAAGTGATTGTTTTTTTATGGTTCGCTCATCAGATGGTAGTGTGAAATTTAGCAAAAATGGAGCATTTAGCCTAGATGAAGATGGCTTTATAGTTACAAAAAATGGAGATAGATTATTAAGCTCGAATTATTTTGAAGACCCTGCAAATGATGGCATTCAAGTAGGAGATAATCAAAGATTAACTATTGATTCAGATGGAAATGTCTATTTAGATGGTGAAGTAGCAAATAGGATTTTTGTAGCTAGGATGGATGATACAAGGGATTTAGAAAAGATAGGAGATAATCTTTATAAATTAGATGATTTAACTAAAATGCAGGATTTCGAGGGCTCAAATGCACTTGCGAGTGGGTTTTTAGAAATGAGTAATGTAAATGCCGTTAATGAAATGGTAGGTCTTATAGAAACTCATCGTTTAGTTGAAATGTATCAAAAAGTAATGACTAGCCATATGGATGAGCTAAATAGCGACGCAATAAATAAATTAGCAAATGTTAAATAG
- the infB gene encoding translation initiation factor IF-2, with product MANIKISEIAAELGYQNKETLEKINELGFDYKSPQKAVSEDVAAAIYEYLKNGTIQQILKDEVAKSSKSAKKSSTKSTTSKTTKSKTEKAEKSTKTEKIEKTKKTESKQKEILKEETKEDKQETKEEKIVEEKITKVEVKEEMKSKEIAKEELVQEEPVSLARSGLEKRRGLVIIKKKNAAKEEVKEEVKPKAQSKEPVSFASIFSTDESLKKKKAKKIVPAARKESSSKMDFDTNFAEINDDEDDVVVMPDFSFNERKEDIEKPAKAQTSLRSAFNNQINQFTNTSIARSRRKKSKAYKKEQSSEEITSIKIPKEIRLYELAEKLGKKDSELISKLFMQGMMTTKNDFLDEETIEILGLEFGIEISFFDETAQFDYVADYEENQEELKDIKVPVVTIMGHVDHGKTSLLDYIRNSRVASGEAGGITQHVGAYMVNKNGKNITFIDTPGHEAFSAMRARGASVTDIVIIVVAADDGVKPQTKEAISHAKAAGVPIIIAVNKIDKEAANPDRVKTQLAELDIMPTEWGGSHEFVHISALKGTGIEDLLEIILLQAEILELKANKNTAAKANIVESSLQKGRGVVTTVIMENGTLRVGDTVVAGIAYGRVKSITDSKGNALKEILPGECGVIMGLNEIPDAGETLISVATDKEARDYAQKRHEYLRQKELSKSTKVSLDELSAKIKEGNLKSLPVILKADVGGTLEAIRGSLEKLSNDEVKVDIVLGGVGGISQGDIALAQASGGVIVGFNVRPTGDIKEKAKEAKVEIKTYNVIYNLIDEIKAILGGLMSPIISEEQLGQAEIRQVINVPKVGQIAGCMVTDGSIVRGAKIRVIREGVVVFEGEISSLKRFKDDAREVSKGYECGVGIVGFNDMREGDFIESYKEVQSKASL from the coding sequence ATGGCGAATATAAAAATTAGTGAAATAGCAGCGGAATTAGGTTATCAAAATAAAGAAACTTTAGAAAAAATTAATGAATTAGGATTTGATTATAAATCACCTCAAAAAGCTGTAAGTGAAGATGTAGCAGCAGCAATATATGAGTATTTAAAAAATGGAACAATTCAACAAATTTTAAAAGATGAAGTTGCAAAATCAAGTAAAAGTGCCAAAAAATCTAGTACAAAATCAACTACTTCTAAAACTACAAAAAGTAAAACTGAAAAAGCTGAAAAAAGTACAAAGACTGAAAAGATTGAAAAAACAAAAAAAACTGAAAGCAAACAAAAAGAAATTCTTAAAGAAGAAACCAAAGAAGATAAACAAGAAACTAAAGAAGAAAAAATAGTAGAAGAAAAAATCACTAAGGTAGAAGTTAAAGAAGAAATGAAAAGCAAAGAAATAGCAAAAGAAGAATTAGTGCAAGAAGAACCTGTAAGTCTTGCAAGAAGTGGGCTTGAAAAACGCCGTGGCTTAGTAATTATTAAGAAGAAAAATGCAGCAAAAGAAGAAGTTAAAGAAGAGGTTAAGCCTAAAGCTCAATCAAAAGAGCCCGTATCGTTTGCTTCAATATTTAGCACAGATGAAAGCTTAAAAAAGAAAAAAGCTAAAAAAATAGTTCCAGCAGCAAGAAAAGAAAGTTCATCTAAGATGGATTTTGATACTAATTTTGCAGAGATTAATGATGATGAAGATGATGTTGTGGTTATGCCTGATTTTTCATTTAATGAAAGAAAAGAAGATATTGAAAAGCCTGCAAAGGCACAAACTTCATTAAGAAGTGCATTTAATAACCAAATCAATCAATTTACAAATACTTCAATAGCAAGGTCTCGCCGTAAAAAATCAAAAGCATATAAAAAAGAACAAAGTAGCGAAGAAATTACAAGTATTAAAATTCCTAAAGAAATAAGACTTTATGAATTAGCAGAGAAGTTAGGTAAAAAAGATAGCGAATTAATCTCAAAACTATTTATGCAAGGAATGATGACTACTAAAAATGATTTCTTAGATGAAGAAACTATTGAGATTTTAGGACTTGAGTTTGGAATTGAAATAAGCTTTTTTGATGAGACTGCACAATTTGATTATGTTGCTGATTATGAAGAAAATCAAGAAGAATTAAAAGATATTAAAGTTCCTGTTGTAACAATTATGGGGCATGTTGATCATGGTAAGACAAGTTTGCTTGATTATATTAGAAATAGTCGTGTAGCAAGTGGCGAAGCAGGTGGAATTACTCAGCATGTTGGTGCTTATATGGTTAATAAAAATGGTAAAAATATAACCTTTATTGATACTCCAGGTCACGAAGCATTTTCAGCGATGAGAGCTAGGGGTGCTAGTGTTACTGATATAGTAATTATTGTTGTTGCAGCTGATGATGGTGTAAAACCACAAACAAAAGAAGCAATTTCGCATGCAAAAGCAGCGGGTGTTCCAATCATTATTGCTGTTAATAAAATAGATAAAGAAGCAGCAAATCCTGATAGAGTTAAAACTCAATTAGCAGAGCTTGATATTATGCCAACTGAGTGGGGTGGAAGTCATGAATTCGTTCATATTAGTGCTTTAAAGGGAACTGGAATTGAAGATTTACTTGAAATTATCTTATTGCAAGCTGAAATTTTAGAGCTTAAAGCAAATAAGAATACAGCTGCAAAAGCAAATATAGTTGAAAGTTCTTTACAAAAAGGTCGTGGTGTAGTAACTACTGTGATTATGGAAAATGGAACGCTAAGAGTAGGAGATACCGTTGTAGCAGGTATTGCTTATGGTAGGGTAAAAAGCATTACAGATAGCAAAGGTAACGCACTAAAAGAGATTTTACCAGGCGAGTGTGGTGTAATTATGGGTCTTAATGAAATTCCTGATGCAGGTGAGACATTAATTAGTGTTGCGACTGATAAAGAAGCAAGAGATTACGCACAAAAACGCCACGAATATTTAAGACAAAAAGAATTAAGCAAATCAACAAAAGTAAGCCTTGATGAATTAAGTGCAAAAATTAAAGAAGGGAATTTAAAATCATTACCTGTTATTTTAAAAGCCGATGTAGGTGGAACATTAGAAGCTATTAGAGGAAGTCTTGAAAAGCTTTCAAATGATGAGGTAAAAGTTGATATTGTTTTAGGTGGTGTTGGTGGAATATCTCAAGGAGATATTGCTTTAGCACAAGCTAGCGGTGGTGTTATAGTTGGCTTTAATGTTCGTCCAACAGGGGATATTAAGGAAAAAGCAAAAGAAGCTAAGGTTGAGATTAAAACATATAATGTAATTTACAATCTAATTGATGAAATTAAGGCTATTTTAGGTGGTTTAATGAGTCCTATTATTAGCGAAGAGCAACTCGGACAAGCTGAAATTAGACAAGTAATCAATGTGCCAAAAGTAGGACAAATAGCAGGATGTATGGTAACTGATGGAAGCATAGTAAGAGGGGCTAAAATCCGTGTTATTCGTGAAGGTGTTGTAGTGTTTGAAGGAGAGATTAGCTCACTTAAACGCTTTAAAGACGACGCTAGAGAAGTTAGCAAAGGTTATGAATGTGGTGTTGGTATCGTTGGATTTAATGATATGAGAGAAGGCGATTTTATAGAAAGTTATAAAGAAGTTCAAAGTAAGGCTAGTTTATAA
- the rbfA gene encoding 30S ribosome-binding factor RbfA, with protein MNDKAQIKRLRTQSLLKELVGEALANLDDPLLSGLLVNDVDCKKGRYDAFIYLDKMSLTKDEQNLVLSKLKRVSKVLQAHCLGALGMYRCPNFHFRFDDSLDKINRIEELFKQINKEKK; from the coding sequence ATGAATGATAAAGCACAAATAAAACGCCTAAGAACACAAAGTTTGCTAAAGGAATTAGTAGGAGAAGCTTTAGCAAACTTAGATGATCCTTTATTAAGTGGTCTATTAGTAAATGATGTAGATTGCAAAAAGGGTCGTTATGATGCTTTTATATATTTAGATAAAATGTCGCTTACAAAAGATGAACAAAATTTAGTGCTTTCTAAGCTAAAAAGAGTTAGTAAAGTATTGCAAGCTCATTGCTTAGGAGCACTTGGTATGTATAGATGTCCAAATTTTCATTTTAGGTTTGACGATAGTTTAGATAAAATTAATAGAATAGAAGAATTATTTAAGCAAATTAATAAGGAAAAGAAATAA
- the flgG gene encoding flagellar basal-body rod protein FlgG, protein MLRSLYTAATGMIAQQTQIDTTSHNIANVNTMGYKKNRAEFADLMYQVMEYAGTSTSTTTQSPTGIEVGLGVRPTAITKQFTQGYFKETGNQLDMVIAGNGFFQVQLPDGTTAYTRNGAFKLDSEGTIVNSDGYRLIPEITIPEDAVAIGIGTDGVVSVIQAGNPEAVQLGQIELANFINPSGLHALGDNNFLETSASGAVVVGTGGTNGFGQIKQNFVEMSNVQLVEEMTDLITGQRAYEANSKAITTSDEMLSIVNGLKR, encoded by the coding sequence ATGCTTAGGTCTTTATATACAGCAGCAACAGGAATGATAGCACAGCAAACACAAATTGATACAACATCTCATAATATTGCCAATGTAAATACTATGGGATACAAAAAAAATAGAGCAGAATTTGCTGATTTAATGTATCAAGTAATGGAATACGCAGGCACTAGCACAAGCACAACAACGCAAAGTCCAACAGGTATTGAAGTAGGTCTTGGAGTTCGCCCAACAGCAATTACAAAGCAATTTACACAAGGATATTTCAAAGAAACAGGCAATCAATTAGATATGGTAATAGCAGGTAATGGTTTTTTCCAAGTTCAGCTACCTGATGGCACTACGGCATATACAAGAAATGGTGCTTTTAAGCTAGATAGCGAAGGAACTATCGTAAATAGTGATGGATATAGATTAATCCCTGAAATTACAATTCCTGAAGATGCAGTTGCTATTGGGATAGGAACTGATGGGGTTGTAAGTGTAATTCAAGCGGGTAATCCTGAAGCAGTGCAACTAGGTCAAATTGAATTAGCAAACTTCATAAATCCTAGTGGCTTACACGCATTAGGGGATAATAATTTCCTTGAAACTAGTGCTAGTGGAGCAGTTGTAGTTGGCACTGGTGGGACTAATGGTTTTGGTCAAATTAAGCAAAACTTCGTAGAGATGAGTAACGTGCAATTAGTAGAGGAAATGACTGATTTAATCACAGGTCAAAGAGCTTATGAAGCAAACTCTAAAGCAATCACTACAAGTGATGAAATGCTATCAATCGTAAATGGACTTAAAAGATAA
- a CDS encoding O-acetylhomoserine aminocarboxypropyltransferase/cysteine synthase family protein, with amino-acid sequence MLKQDTLCIHAGYEPKNGESRQVPIIQSTTYKYDSCEFMGKLFDLEESGYFYSRVANPTNDYVASKIAKLEGAIAGVLTSSGQAAIFFAITNICKAGDHLVCVNEIYGGSINLIGVTLKKFGIDCTFISANSTDDEIRAAIKENTKLIYAESVSNPALVVLDIKRFANIAHENEIPLVIDNTFATPINCQPIKHGADIVIHSATKYLDGHSSVIAGVVLDSGNFDWSKYPKKFADFNTPDESYHGLIYTQKFGKLAYIVKMIVQLMRDIGACLPATSAYMLSTHIESLPLRMAKHCENAKKIAEFLENNEYIESVNCPMLKSSPYYNLALEYMPNGVCGVISFTLKANKAKAVKFLDSLKLIMIATHVADARSCILHPASHTHRQLNEAELIKAGVSEGLVRLSVGIENADDLIADIKQALEVTFK; translated from the coding sequence CAACTACTTACAAATACGATTCTTGTGAATTTATGGGAAAATTATTTGACTTAGAAGAAAGTGGATACTTTTACTCAAGAGTAGCAAATCCTACAAATGATTATGTAGCTAGTAAAATTGCTAAATTAGAAGGAGCAATTGCTGGGGTGCTAACTTCTAGCGGACAAGCAGCTATATTTTTTGCAATTACAAATATTTGTAAAGCAGGAGATCATTTAGTTTGCGTAAATGAGATTTATGGTGGAAGTATAAATCTAATAGGCGTAACGCTTAAAAAATTTGGAATTGATTGCACCTTTATTAGTGCAAATAGCACAGATGATGAAATAAGAGCAGCTATTAAAGAAAACACAAAATTAATTTACGCTGAAAGCGTATCAAATCCTGCTTTAGTAGTGCTTGATATTAAAAGATTTGCAAATATTGCTCACGAAAATGAAATTCCATTAGTAATTGATAATACTTTTGCAACTCCTATTAATTGTCAGCCTATAAAACACGGAGCTGATATTGTTATTCATTCAGCTACTAAATATCTCGATGGGCATTCAAGTGTGATTGCTGGGGTTGTGCTTGATAGCGGTAATTTTGATTGGAGTAAGTATCCTAAAAAATTTGCAGATTTTAACACCCCTGATGAGTCATATCACGGATTAATCTATACGCAAAAATTTGGCAAATTAGCGTATATTGTAAAAATGATTGTTCAATTAATGAGAGATATAGGTGCTTGTTTACCTGCAACTAGTGCATATATGCTATCAACTCATATTGAAAGCCTACCTTTAAGAATGGCAAAACACTGCGAAAATGCGAAAAAAATTGCAGAATTTTTAGAAAATAATGAATATATTGAAAGCGTAAATTGCCCTATGCTAAAAAGTAGTCCTTATTATAATCTAGCTTTAGAATATATGCCTAATGGGGTTTGTGGGGTTATTAGCTTTACATTAAAAGCAAATAAAGCTAAGGCAGTTAAGTTTTTAGATAGCTTAAAATTAATAATGATAGCAACTCATGTAGCTGATGCAAGAAGCTGTATTTTACACCCTGCAAGTCATACTCATAGACAATTAAATGAAGCTGAATTAATAAAAGCTGGAGTTAGCGAAGGTCTTGTAAGGCTTTCTGTTGGTATTGAAAATGCTGATGATTTAATAGCTGATATTAAACAAGCATTAGAGGTTACTTTTAAGTAA
- a CDS encoding ribosome maturation factor, with product MELENLAKQLNLVIYDTELAKEGNNFIYRIFILKDGENKSVSLDDCEQFSRLISPILDLNPPTDEKYFLEVSSPGLERKLTKIEHFKLSIGEILKIKTKEKEEIISKLLSADDEKITLEDGTILNYADIKSTKTYIYW from the coding sequence ATGGAGCTAGAGAATTTAGCTAAACAGCTTAATTTAGTGATTTATGATACTGAATTAGCAAAAGAAGGCAATAACTTTATTTATAGAATTTTCATCTTAAAAGATGGAGAAAATAAATCAGTTAGCCTTGATGATTGCGAGCAATTTAGTAGATTGATTTCTCCTATACTTGATTTAAATCCACCTACAGATGAAAAATACTTTTTAGAAGTAAGCTCTCCTGGACTTGAAAGAAAGCTTACTAAAATAGAGCATTTTAAACTTAGTATAGGTGAGATATTAAAAATCAAAACTAAAGAAAAAGAAGAAATTATCTCAAAATTACTTAGTGCTGATGATGAAAAAATCACTTTAGAAGATGGCACAATTTTAAACTACGCAGATATTAAATCTACAAAAACTTATATCTATTGGTAA
- a CDS encoding MFS transporter, producing the protein MKTITKKDTKTLALSALGGTLEFYDFIIFALFTPYFTHHFFPKELDESIKLLNTYGAFAAGYLARPLGGVIMAHFGDKFGRKNMFLLSIILMVIPTFIFAIMLTYEQIGYFAIAILLAIRLVQGVAIGGELPGAWAFIYEHSPDNKKALFLGVLTSGVCGGITLGALSALLLQLNFTEDEIKDYAYRIPFLIGGIFGLISIYLRRFLQETPIFKQLQAEKQLSDFPIKSVIKDYKIEIILSMFLTIVLTACVLVFLIMMPNFMKGILNINPALNTSLQIIASIFMMIGLVVCGALADRFKASLVCKIFAILLVFTSTMYFYSLYVLKDFALTCIFYFASAFFGGIVNFTSLFMCRLYKASIRYTGIGFSYNLAYAIAGFLTPIIVVQSHGKFDIGSGYYIIFICLMAFLNSVFFDKIMKNKK; encoded by the coding sequence ATGAAAACTATTACAAAAAAAGATACAAAAACCTTAGCATTAAGTGCATTAGGTGGGACATTAGAATTTTATGATTTTATTATATTTGCATTATTTACTCCGTATTTTACACATCATTTTTTTCCAAAAGAGCTTGATGAGAGTATAAAATTATTAAATACATATGGAGCTTTTGCTGCAGGGTATTTAGCTCGTCCATTAGGTGGAGTTATAATGGCACATTTTGGAGATAAGTTTGGTAGGAAAAATATGTTTTTATTAAGCATTATTTTAATGGTAATTCCTACATTTATTTTTGCGATTATGCTTACTTATGAGCAAATTGGCTATTTTGCTATTGCTATTTTATTAGCTATTAGATTAGTTCAAGGCGTTGCAATTGGTGGAGAGTTACCTGGTGCTTGGGCTTTTATATATGAGCATAGTCCTGATAATAAAAAGGCATTATTTTTAGGAGTTTTAACTAGTGGGGTTTGTGGTGGTATTACTTTAGGAGCTTTAAGTGCGTTATTGCTTCAACTAAATTTCACAGAAGATGAAATAAAAGATTATGCGTATAGAATTCCTTTCTTAATCGGCGGTATTTTTGGTCTAATTAGCATTTATCTTAGAAGATTTTTGCAAGAAACTCCTATTTTTAAGCAACTTCAAGCTGAAAAACAATTAAGCGATTTTCCTATAAAATCAGTCATAAAAGATTATAAAATAGAAATAATTTTATCAATGTTTTTAACTATTGTTCTTACTGCTTGTGTTTTAGTATTTTTAATAATGATGCCTAATTTTATGAAAGGTATTTTAAATATTAATCCTGCTTTAAATACTAGCTTACAAATTATTGCGAGTATATTTATGATGATTGGGCTTGTTGTTTGTGGGGCATTGGCTGATAGATTTAAAGCTAGTTTAGTTTGCAAAATTTTTGCTATTTTATTAGTTTTTACTAGCACTATGTATTTTTATTCTTTATATGTTTTAAAGGATTTTGCTTTAACTTGTATATTTTATTTTGCTTCTGCGTTTTTTGGTGGTATTGTTAATTTTACATCATTATTTATGTGTAGGCTTTATAAGGCTAGTATTAGATATACAGGCATAGGATTTTCTTATAATTTAGCTTATGCGATAGCAGGATTTTTAACTCCAATTATCGTAGTTCAATCACACGGAAAATTTGATATTGGTAGTGGATATTACATTATTTTCATATGCTTAATGGCTTTTTTAAATTCTGTATTTTTTGACAAAATTATGAAAAATAAAAAATAA
- the typA gene encoding translational GTPase TypA, which produces MSIRNIAVIAHVDHGKTTMVDQLLKQSGTFSERDQVDERVMDSNDIEKERGITILSKNTAINYKGTKINIIDTPGHADFGGEVERVLKMIDGVLLIVDAQEGVMPQTKFVVKKALALGLRPIVVVNKIDKAAAEPDRVINEVFDLFAALDATDEQLDFPVIYAIGKEGIAKNELDDDSKDMQPLFDKIIEHVPAPSGSNENPLQLQVFTLGYDNFVGKIGIARIFNGTISKNQNVMLAKADGTKHTGRISKLIGFLGLEKMDIDSASTGDIVAIAGFDALDVGDSVVDPSNPMPLDPLHIEEPTLSVVFSVNDGPLAGTEGKHVTSNKIAERLESEMKTNIAMKYENIGEGKFKVSGRGELQITILAENMRREGFEFCLGRPEVIVKIENGVKTEPFENLVIDVPDEFSGTVIEKLGRRRAEMKSMVPTGDGQTRLEFEIPARGLIGFRSQFLTDTKGEGIMNHSFMEFRPFVGSVEKRQNGALVSMENGVALAYSLWNLQDRGVLFIDPQAKTYVGMIIGEHSRPNDLDVNPIKGKNLTNVRASGSDDAIKLVPPRKPTLERAMEWIEEDELVEVTPINIRIRKRYLDPTLRRRMEKSKS; this is translated from the coding sequence TTGAGTATTAGAAATATAGCAGTAATCGCACACGTTGATCATGGTAAGACTACAATGGTTGATCAGTTATTAAAACAATCAGGAACATTTAGCGAAAGAGACCAAGTTGATGAACGCGTTATGGATAGTAATGATATTGAAAAAGAGCGTGGAATTACAATTCTTTCAAAAAACACAGCAATTAATTATAAAGGCACAAAAATTAACATAATTGATACTCCAGGCCACGCAGATTTTGGTGGAGAAGTTGAGCGTGTTTTAAAGATGATTGATGGGGTTTTATTAATCGTTGATGCTCAAGAAGGTGTTATGCCACAAACTAAATTCGTTGTTAAAAAAGCATTAGCATTAGGTCTTAGACCAATAGTTGTGGTAAATAAAATAGACAAAGCTGCAGCTGAACCTGATAGAGTAATTAATGAAGTATTTGACCTTTTTGCTGCACTTGATGCAACTGATGAGCAATTAGATTTCCCTGTAATTTATGCAATTGGAAAAGAAGGTATTGCAAAAAATGAATTAGATGATGATAGTAAGGATATGCAACCTTTATTTGACAAGATAATTGAGCATGTTCCAGCACCAAGTGGTAGTAATGAAAATCCTTTACAATTACAAGTATTTACATTAGGTTATGATAACTTCGTTGGTAAAATTGGAATTGCTAGAATTTTCAATGGAACAATTTCAAAAAATCAAAATGTAATGTTAGCTAAGGCTGATGGGACAAAACACACAGGAAGAATTTCAAAACTAATTGGATTTTTAGGTTTAGAAAAAATGGATATTGATAGTGCTAGCACAGGAGATATCGTAGCAATTGCAGGTTTTGATGCTTTAGATGTTGGAGATAGCGTAGTTGATCCTAGCAATCCTATGCCACTTGACCCACTGCATATAGAAGAACCTACTTTAAGCGTTGTATTTAGCGTAAATGATGGACCTTTAGCAGGAACTGAAGGAAAGCATGTTACAAGTAATAAAATCGCTGAAAGATTAGAAAGCGAAATGAAGACAAATATCGCTATGAAATATGAAAATATTGGCGAAGGTAAGTTTAAAGTAAGTGGCCGTGGTGAATTACAAATTACGATTTTAGCTGAAAATATGAGAAGAGAAGGTTTTGAGTTTTGTCTTGGACGCCCTGAAGTTATCGTAAAGATTGAAAATGGAGTTAAAACAGAGCCTTTTGAAAATCTAGTTATTGATGTTCCTGATGAGTTTAGTGGAACGGTTATTGAAAAGCTTGGAAGAAGAAGAGCTGAGATGAAAAGTATGGTTCCAACAGGAGATGGACAAACTAGACTTGAGTTTGAAATTCCTGCTCGTGGGCTAATTGGATTTAGAAGTCAGTTTTTAACAGATACAAAAGGTGAAGGTATAATGAATCATAGTTTTATGGAATTTAGACCTTTTGTTGGTAGTGTTGAAAAACGCCAAAATGGAGCATTAGTGAGTATGGAAAATGGTGTTGCATTAGCTTATTCATTATGGAATCTTCAAGATAGAGGTGTTTTATTTATAGACCCTCAAGCAAAAACTTATGTTGGTATGATTATAGGCGAGCATAGCCGTCCGAATGACCTTGATGTAAATCCTATAAAAGGTAAAAACCTAACCAATGTTCGTGCTAGTGGTAGTGATGATGCTATTAAATTAGTTCCACCTAGAAAACCTACTTTAGAGCGTGCTATGGAGTGGATTGAAGAAGATGAATTAGTAGAAGTAACTCCAATTAATATTCGTATTAGAAAGCGTTATTTAGACCCAACTCTAAGACGCCGTATGGAAAAATCTAAATCTTAA